Proteins from a single region of Rhipicephalus sanguineus isolate Rsan-2018 chromosome 5, BIME_Rsan_1.4, whole genome shotgun sequence:
- the LOC119393815 gene encoding peroxiredoxin → MSRVFASVLRRGISCAVASASRSTGVQTQRLLHVAPRLLAPEVQKPAPPFKGTAVVGNEFKELSLADFNGKYLVLFFYPLDFTFVCPTEIIAFSDRADEFRKLNTEVVAVSIDSHFSHLAWANTPRKNGGLGGVNIPMLSDLNKTISRDYGVLVEGAGVALRGLFIIDPKGVVRQITINDLPVGRSVDETLRLVKAFQFVEKHGEVCPAGWQPDSPTIKPDPKKSQEYFNKVN, encoded by the coding sequence ATGTCGCGTGTGTTTGCCTCGGTGCTTCGGCGTGGCATTTCGTGTGCCGTTGCCAGTGCGTCTCGCAGTACGGGCGTCCAGACCCAACGCTTACTCCACGTTGCACCCAGGCTTCTTGCTCCTGAGGTACAGAAACCTGCCCCGCCGTTCAAGGGTACGGCTGTTGTCGGCAACGAATTCAAGGAGCTCTCCCTCGCCGACTTCAACGGGAAGTACCTCGTCCTGTTTTTCTATCCGCTAGACTTCACTTTCGTGTGCCCGACCGAGATCATTGCATTCAGCGACCGCGCCGACGAGTTTAGGAAGCTGAACACCGAAGTTGTTGCTGTTTCCATCGATTCGCACTTCTCCCACCTGGCGTGGGCCAACACTCCGCGGAAGAACGGCGGCTTGGGCGGCGTCAACATCCCCATGCTCTCTGACCTGAACAAGACCATCTCTCGCGACTACGGTGTGCTCGTCGAAGGCGCAGGAGTGGCGCTTCGTGGACTGTTCATCATCGACCCCAAGGGCGTCGTTCGACAGATAACCATCAACGACCTTCCCGTGGGTCGCTCGGTGGACGAGACGCTGAGGCTGGTTAAGGCATTCCAGTTTGTCGAGAAGCACGGGGAAGTCTGCCCGGCGGGATGGCAGCCCGACTCGCCCACCATCAAGCCTGACCCCAAGAAGTCGCAGGAGTACTTCAACAAAGTTAATTAG
- the LOC119393816 gene encoding mite group 2 allergen Tyr p 2, whose protein sequence is MNGIALGVFVATLSAAAAQVRNISFKNCGGTVKSVLIEPCSSEPCAIKRGDTARINMAFTSNQHSPTLMVGISAVLEDDLELRLPTTDKDGCRRRGIQCPIQQGSDYTFNYDLEVKPIYPKLNTTAKLKLTGTRGTVACVLFPVRLV, encoded by the exons ATGAACGGCATCGCTCTTGGTGTCTTCGTCGCGACTCTGagcgcggcggcggcacaggTCCGAAACATCTCGTTCAAGAATTGCG GTGGAACCGTGAAGTCCGTCCTCATAGAGCCCTGCTCGTCAGAACCGTGTGCGATAAAGCGAGGGGATACAGCAAGGATCAACATGGCATTTACTTCAA ATCAACATTCTCCTACCTTAATGGTGGGCATCAGCGCTGTTCTTGAAGATGATCTTGAGCTCCGTCTACCCACCACGGATAAAGATGGCTGCCGCAGAAGAGGTATTCAGTGCCCCATACAGCAGGGCTCCGATTACACATTCAACTATGATCTGGAAGTGAAGCCTATTTACCCAAAG CTGAACACAACAGCCAAGCTCAAGCTTACCGGAACAAGGGGGACAGTTGCATGCGTCTTGTTCCCTGTCAGACTGGTCTGA